A window of Sodalis praecaptivus genomic DNA:
CAGCACCGTATAAATAAAAATAAACTTCAAATTCGGGTTATAGCTCATCCCGAAAAACTCATGAATAGGCACGCCGCCCTCCCTGGCGCGGCGGCCAAACTCCAGCCCGAAAAAGGTGGGCGACGGCACCGGAACGCCGTTAGGGCCGCCGGTAAACGCCAGCCAGTTATTCAGAACCAACCTGATTATCTCGCCAAATCCCAGCGTCACGATCGCCAAATAATCACCGTGCATCCGCAGCACCGGGAAGCCGAGCAGCGCCCCCGCCGCCGCCGCCATAACGGCGGACAGCGGCAACATCGACCAGAATCCCAGCCCAAGATATTGGTATCCCAGCGCCAACCCGTAGGCGCCGATGGCGTAAAACGCCACATAACCCAAATCCAGCAGGCCGGCCAGCCCCACCACGATATTCAACCCCAGACCCAGCAGGACATAAATCAGCCCCAGGATCCCCACCGTCAGCAGGTATTTGGTGGCCACGAAGGGAAACAGTATCGCCAGCAGCAGCAGCAGCGGCACTATCCAGCGCAGCCGGCTTTTCGCCTCCGGCGCGCGCACATAAACGCCCTCTCTTTCCCCCTCGAAACGGGACAGCCAGCGTTTGCCCGGCGCCGTCTGCCAAAAAAGACTCAGCAACAGCCGCCCGACCACCACGGTCAATACCATCACCGCCAGGCGTAGGCCGTGAAAATCGAAGCGATAACCGTTCAATACCACGCCGACCATCGGGCCGAAAATGATGAGCGCGATCAAACCCGCCAACGCCGCCTCCTTAAAAGCGTCCCTTAGCGCCATGTCGCGTTTTCCCGTCGTCGTTGTCATCGCGCCAGCTCCTATACTTTGGCGACCAAGGGCCGGCCCAACAATCCCTGGGGTCGGAAAATGAGGATCACCACCAGGAGAGAAAAGGAAAATACGTCTTTGTAATCGGAATTCACCATGCCGGAGAACTGCGCTTCCGCCACGCCGAGGATCAACCCGCCCAGCATCGCCCCCGGTAAGGAGCCTATCCCGCCCAGCACCGCGGCGGTGAAGGCCTTGATGCCGATGATAAAGCCGGCGTAGAAATCGAAGGTGCCGTAGTTCATGGTTATTAATACGCCCGCCAAACCGGCCATGGCGGCGCCGATAACGAACACCGCCGAAATGACCCGATCGGTGTTGATCCCCAGAATGGCGGCCATCTTGCGGTCCTGCTGCGTCGCGCGGCACATCCGGCCGAGGCGGGTATGCCGGATGACCCAATTCAGTACCAGCATCCCCACTAGCGATGCCGCCAGGATAAACACCTTGGTATAGGTCAACTGCACCACGCTGTCGCCCAGTGAAAATTTGACGACGCCATCGAGCAATGTGGGAATGCCCTGCTGGCGAGGCCCTTGGCTGATTTGCGCATAGTTCTGCAATATCAGCGACATACCGATAGCGGAAATCAGCGGCGCCAGCCGGGTGGAGTTGCGCAGGGGCCGGTAAGCGATACGTTCGATGACCCAGCCATACACCCCGGTGACCACCAGCGTGAACACCAGCGTGCCGAAAATCAGCAGCGGAAACGAGGACACCCCGAAGAAAGAGAGTAGCGCCAGGCCGATGGCGCACAGGTAGGCGGAGATCATATAGACTTCGCCATGGGCGAAATTAATCATGCCGATAATGCCATACACCATGGTATAGCCGATGGCGATAAGACCATATACGGCGCCCAGGGTTAAGCCGTTAAACATCTGCTGCCAAAAAAATGCTTCCATAGATAAGCGGTCCCGTCTGGCCCGACAGAACGCCTCGCGGCGCTCTGCGATTACGGCGCGCCGGGCTTATCATGCCGGCGCGCCCCTCGAAGTGCATGCCGCGCGGTTAAGGCAACTGCTGATATTTACCCTGGTTATCCCATTGATAAACGACATAATCAGAGACTTTCAAATCCCCCTTGCTGTCCCAACTTTTCTGCCCCATCACGGTGTCTACCGAATGGGATTTGAGCCAATCGCTGGCCTTGGCGGAATCGCTACCGCCGATGGCTTTGAAGGCGGCGGCAATGGCCTGTAGCGAGGCGTAAGCGTACAGCGTGTACCCCTCAGGCTCGAACTTGCTGGCGCGGAATTTCTCAATGACCGATTTGCCCGCCGGTATCAAACGCGGGTCCTGGCCAAAGGTCATCAGCACGCCGTCGGTATATTGCGGTCCCCCCGCCGCGGTCACCAGTTCTTCGGTGACAATGCAGTCGCCGGAGAAAAATTTCGCCTTCACGCCCTGTTCACGCATTTGACGAACCAACGGCCCGGCTTCGGGATGGCAGCCACCGAAATACACCACCTGCGGGTCTACCGAGCGGATTTTGGTCACCAGGGCATTGAAATCTTTTTCGCCGCGCGATAACCCTTCGTACATGACCTCCTTCACGCCCGCTTTATTCAGCGCGGCCTTAGTGGCATCCGCCAGCCCCTGCCCGTAAGTATCTTTGTCGTGGATGATCGCCACTTTGGTCGCTTTTAATTTGTCGATGATGTAACTGGCGGCGATAGCGCCCTGCTGGTCGTCTCGGCCGCACATGCGAAACAGGTTGCTCATGCCGCGCTCGGTGATCTGCGGGTTGGTGGAACCGGGCGTGATGGCGAGAATGCCGGCATCGTCATACACCTCCGAGGCCGGCATCGTGGACGACGAACAGAAATGGCCGATGACCGCCGCCACGTGGGATTGATCCACCAGCCGGTTGGCTACCGCGACCGCCTGTTTGGGCTCGCAGGCGTCGTCCCCCTGCACCAAGGTAATTTTCTCACCGTTGATCCCACCGGCGGCATTGATATCCGCCGCGGCCTGACTGGCGCCGCGCCAGTATTGATCCCCGTAGGTCGCGTTGGGACCGGAAAACGGCCCGGCGACGCCGACGGTAATATCGGCGTGGGCCGCAAACGCCGTTCCAAGACAGCCGATGATGAAAGCGGCAAGCGGAGAGGCTATCGGTTTCAATGACATTATCGTGTTCCTTAGTGCTGGGTTATTGGAACGCCAAAGGGCGACAATCGGCAACAAACTCTGCAGTAACACCGTTTAACCAATGAAAACAGCTGATGACACGCAACCGCCGGTCACGAATGCTCAGGCAATTCAGCTAAGCAATATCTCTGCCAGGTCGGCGAAGGGTGGCCAGCCGTGGGCAAGCAACAATCTCGGCTCCCCTACCCTTGGGGTTTGTTAAGCGTAGAGGGGCGAGCGCACCAATCCGGTGCGTGGGTTCTCATTTTAAGGAAATAATGGAAAATAAAGGTTGGGCGTGATATCCCCGCCAGCGCTTATCGCACGCCGTCATTCCCACCTGCGCTTCAGATGGGGGTGGCTGCATACCTTCAGGGCGATGCGATGACGACCGTGCCCCGAGCTGCCCAACACGCCGCTCCCGGGTTGTGACCTCTGATGCGAAAGCGATGGGATCCCACGGGTAAATGGGCGTTTGATGCGAAAGCGATGGGGTTCCACGGGTAAATGGGCGTTTGATGCGAAAGCGATGGAGTCCCGCGCGCAAATGTTGCTTTCTCCTTTCGCGCGGGAGACGACGCGCCCAACTCGGTGACGCTGTACCCGCGACGGGCACGCCTCGGGTACGGTGACGCTTTACTCTCGGCGGGTACGCCCCGGGCGCGGTGACGCTGTACCCGCGGTGTAGCCCCAGGCGCGGTGACGCTTTACCCGCGGTGTAGCCCCAGGCGCGGTGACGCTTTACCCGCGACGACACGCCTCAGGTACGGTGACGCTTTACTCTCGGCGGGCACGCCCCGGGCGCGGTGACGCTAAATCAGATCGGCGCGCTAGCGCGACTTCTATGCGATGACGCCGCCGGCATAATGGCGCCGCACCTGCACGGGGTCGTGCCGCTTTAGGTAAACGCGTCGGTTACCGTTTTGACGAAGCCGCCGGTCGGCAACGGCTAAGCGCGCCGCCGCGCCGACCCAGGTCGCATAAGCGATAAATCAGGGAGATACTGAGCAAAAACCCGCCGCCGACCGTTAACGACATACGGGTGTCCGGGCTTAACGCCATCCCCAGCAGCACACAGCCTAAGAAAGCCATGGTGAAATAATTTACCCATGGGAACAGCACCGATCGGAAAGGATGATCGACTAACGCTTGCCGATGGCGGCGGCGAAAGCGCAGCTGGCTTATCAACACCACGAACCACGGCACCATTCCCGGCAAAACGCTGGCGCTGTATACGTAGACAAACACTTGCCGCGGATTGGGGATAATATAATTCAAACAAGAGCCCGCCAGCAGTACGATTATCGACACCGTCACGCCCACCGCCGGCACGCCGCTCTGCGAAAGCCGCCCCATCGCCGCCGGCAGTTGGCGGTTATTCGCCAGGGCGTATAACATACGCCCGCAGCTGTACATCCCGCTATTGCAACCCGATAGCGCCGCCGTCAGGATGACAAAGTTAATAATCCCCGCGGCGGCGGTGATCCCGATTTTCGCGAAGGTCAGTACGAACGGACTGCCGTTGGCGCCGATCTGGTTCCACGGGAACAGCGTGACGATGACAAAGATAGCGCCGACATAGAAGATCAGTATGCGCCAAAGAATATTGCCGATGGCGCGACGCAGCGTCACCTGCGGATCTTTCGCTTCGCCTGCGGTAATGCCCACCAGCTCTACGCCTTGATAAGAAGCCACAACAATACACAGCGCGACGAGAAATCCTCGCCAGCCGCCGGTGAAGAAACCGCCGTGGGCGGTCAGATTTGCCAGCCCCACCGGCTGGCCGCCGTTGCCGACCCCCAGGAAAATCACCCCCAGTCCAACCAGGATCATGACGATGATGGTGGTGATCTTTATCAAGGC
This region includes:
- the thrP gene encoding bifunctional threonine/serine APC transporter ThrP; the protein is MTVEHQGLNRGLEARHIELIALGGTIGVGLFMGAASTLQWAGPSVLLAYIIAGIFVFFIMRAMGEMLYLEPVTGSFAVYAHRYMSPFFGYLTAWSYWFMWMAVGISEITAIGVYVQFWFPDLPQWIPALAAVGLVAAANLAAVRLYGEIEFWFALIKITTIIVMILVGLGVIFLGVGNGGQPVGLANLTAHGGFFTGGWRGFLVALCIVVASYQGVELVGITAGEAKDPQVTLRRAIGNILWRILIFYVGAIFVIVTLFPWNQIGANGSPFVLTFAKIGITAAAGIINFVILTAALSGCNSGMYSCGRMLYALANNRQLPAAMGRLSQSGVPAVGVTVSIIVLLAGSCLNYIIPNPRQVFVYVYSASVLPGMVPWFVVLISQLRFRRRHRQALVDHPFRSVLFPWVNYFTMAFLGCVLLGMALSPDTRMSLTVGGGFLLSISLIYRLCDLGRRGGALSRCRPAASSKR
- a CDS encoding branched-chain amino acid ABC transporter substrate-binding protein, which translates into the protein MSLKPIASPLAAFIIGCLGTAFAAHADITVGVAGPFSGPNATYGDQYWRGASQAAADINAAGGINGEKITLVQGDDACEPKQAVAVANRLVDQSHVAAVIGHFCSSSTMPASEVYDDAGILAITPGSTNPQITERGMSNLFRMCGRDDQQGAIAASYIIDKLKATKVAIIHDKDTYGQGLADATKAALNKAGVKEVMYEGLSRGEKDFNALVTKIRSVDPQVVYFGGCHPEAGPLVRQMREQGVKAKFFSGDCIVTEELVTAAGGPQYTDGVLMTFGQDPRLIPAGKSVIEKFRASKFEPEGYTLYAYASLQAIAAAFKAIGGSDSAKASDWLKSHSVDTVMGQKSWDSKGDLKVSDYVVYQWDNQGKYQQLP
- the livM gene encoding high-affinity branched-chain amino acid ABC transporter permease LivM, with the translated sequence MALRDAFKEAALAGLIALIIFGPMVGVVLNGYRFDFHGLRLAVMVLTVVVGRLLLSLFWQTAPGKRWLSRFEGEREGVYVRAPEAKSRLRWIVPLLLLLAILFPFVATKYLLTVGILGLIYVLLGLGLNIVVGLAGLLDLGYVAFYAIGAYGLALGYQYLGLGFWSMLPLSAVMAAAAGALLGFPVLRMHGDYLAIVTLGFGEIIRLVLNNWLAFTGGPNGVPVPSPTFFGLEFGRRAREGGVPIHEFFGMSYNPNLKFIFIYTVLVLVVLLVLYIKHRLTRMPIGRAWEALREDEIACRAMGLNHVLVKLSAFTLGASTAGLAGVFFASYQGFVNPTSFTFFESALILAIVVLGGLGSTIGVVIAAFVLTVAPELLRGFAEYRVLLFGVLMVLMMIWRPRGLIRVSRSGFTPRKGVAP
- a CDS encoding ABC transporter permease subunit, which codes for MEAFFWQQMFNGLTLGAVYGLIAIGYTMVYGIIGMINFAHGEVYMISAYLCAIGLALLSFFGVSSFPLLIFGTLVFTLVVTGVYGWVIERIAYRPLRNSTRLAPLISAIGMSLILQNYAQISQGPRQQGIPTLLDGVVKFSLGDSVVQLTYTKVFILAASLVGMLVLNWVIRHTRLGRMCRATQQDRKMAAILGINTDRVISAVFVIGAAMAGLAGVLITMNYGTFDFYAGFIIGIKAFTAAVLGGIGSLPGAMLGGLILGVAEAQFSGMVNSDYKDVFSFSLLVVILIFRPQGLLGRPLVAKV